From a region of the Xanthomonas rydalmerensis genome:
- the smc gene encoding chromosome segregation protein SMC: protein MRLSTIKLSGFKSFVDPTTLHLPTNMTGIVGPNGCGKSNIIDAVRWVMGESSASRLRGDSLTDVIFSGSSARKPVSQATVELIFDNSDHTISGEYASFNEISVKRQVSRDGSSSYYLNGTKCRRRDITDLFLGTGLGPRSYSIIEQGMISQIIEARPEDLRVYLEEAAGISKYKERRKETETRIRHTRENLERLGDLREEIGKQLEHLKRQARQAEQYQALQEERRIKDAQWKALEYRGLDGRLQGLREALGQEETRLQQLIAEQRDAEARIETGRVRREEAAEALSTAQAEVYRVGSTLARIEQQIQHQRDLSQRLHKARDEAQLALAELGQHIGTDEAKLALLRESVDVAGPQLEQLQEDNEYKQEALREAEARLADWQQRWESHQRNTAEASRAGEVERTRVDYLDRQSLEAERRREALLAERAGLDLDALAEAFAQLELQHETQRAALDGLNEQVEARKQAVAALQDQQRTAQAELADVRKQAQSARGRLSSLETLQQAALGQEQGAAVAWLQARGLDSVARVGERLSVESGWENAVEGALGQLIEGVLVEAPETLVDALGELGEGRIALVSGAEAAETFAPTSLAAKVQGPIAIRRLLARLHAAEDLSAARALLPQLGVGDSIVTRDGARLGQGWLRVSRSGAAKQGALLREREIQSLRGQIETLQEREADLEHRLGELRAQLLAGEQQREDAQRQLYQAHRSASELAGQLQSQQGKVDAARTRIERIELEVAQLLETLDSSREQAREARSKLEDAVTSMGDLESVRHALESERRQLTEARDLARDAARRVREASHALALTLESQRTQIASLSQALERMGNQRGQLDARLGELSAQLNEGDSPVLALEAEHQAALSERVRTDRALGEARALLDGIDNELRALEQTRQQRDEQALAQRERIAQRRLDQQALVLSAEQLSAAVVKAGFVLEDVINGLPEQADPAEWEQAVQQIDGRMRRLEPVNLAAISEYGEAAQRAEYLEAQDVDLNTALETLEDAIRKIDRETRGRFKDTFDRVNSGVQALYPRLFGGGHAYLELTGEDLLDTGVAIMARPPGKRVSSISLLSGGEKAMTAVALVFAIFQLNPAPFCLLDEVDAPLDEANVGRLAAMVKEMSEKVQFLFVSHNKATMEAAHQLSGVTMREPGVSRLVSVDLEEAARLAGAA, encoded by the coding sequence ATGCGCCTGTCGACCATCAAGCTGTCCGGCTTCAAGTCCTTCGTCGATCCGACCACGCTGCACCTGCCGACCAACATGACCGGCATCGTCGGTCCGAACGGCTGCGGCAAGTCGAACATCATCGACGCGGTGCGCTGGGTGATGGGCGAAAGTTCGGCCAGCCGCCTGCGCGGCGATTCGCTGACCGACGTGATCTTCTCCGGTTCCTCGGCGCGCAAGCCGGTGTCGCAGGCCACGGTCGAGCTGATCTTCGACAACTCCGACCACACCATCTCCGGCGAGTACGCCTCCTTCAACGAGATCTCGGTCAAGCGCCAGGTCAGCCGCGACGGCAGCAGCAGCTACTACCTCAACGGCACCAAGTGCCGGCGCCGCGACATCACCGACCTGTTCCTGGGCACGGGCCTGGGCCCGCGCAGCTACTCGATCATCGAGCAGGGCATGATCAGCCAGATCATCGAGGCGCGCCCGGAGGACCTGCGCGTGTACCTGGAGGAGGCGGCCGGCATCTCCAAGTACAAGGAGCGGCGCAAGGAGACCGAGACCCGCATCCGCCACACCCGCGAGAACCTGGAGCGGCTGGGCGACCTGCGCGAGGAGATCGGCAAGCAGCTCGAGCACCTCAAGCGCCAGGCGCGCCAGGCCGAGCAGTACCAGGCGCTGCAGGAAGAACGGCGGATCAAGGACGCGCAGTGGAAGGCGCTGGAATACCGCGGCCTGGACGGGCGCCTGCAGGGCCTGCGCGAGGCGCTGGGCCAGGAAGAGACACGCCTGCAGCAACTGATCGCCGAGCAGCGCGATGCCGAGGCGCGCATCGAGACCGGCCGCGTGCGCCGCGAGGAAGCCGCCGAGGCGCTGAGCACCGCGCAGGCCGAGGTCTACAGGGTCGGCAGCACCCTGGCCCGGATCGAACAGCAGATCCAGCACCAGCGCGATCTGTCGCAGCGCCTGCACAAGGCGCGCGACGAGGCGCAACTGGCGCTGGCCGAGCTCGGCCAGCACATCGGCACCGACGAGGCCAAGCTGGCGCTGTTGCGCGAATCGGTGGACGTGGCCGGCCCGCAGCTGGAGCAACTGCAGGAAGACAACGAATACAAGCAGGAAGCGCTGCGCGAGGCCGAGGCACGCCTGGCCGACTGGCAGCAGCGCTGGGAATCGCATCAGCGCAACACCGCCGAAGCCTCGCGCGCCGGCGAGGTGGAGCGCACCCGCGTCGATTACCTGGACCGGCAGTCGCTGGAGGCCGAGCGCCGCCGCGAGGCGCTGCTGGCCGAGCGCGCCGGGCTGGACCTGGACGCGCTGGCCGAGGCGTTCGCGCAGCTGGAACTGCAGCACGAGACCCAGCGCGCCGCGCTGGATGGCCTGAACGAGCAGGTCGAGGCGCGCAAGCAGGCCGTGGCGGCGCTGCAGGACCAGCAGCGCACCGCCCAGGCCGAGCTGGCCGACGTGCGCAAGCAGGCGCAGTCCGCGCGCGGCCGGCTGTCGTCGCTGGAAACCCTGCAGCAGGCCGCGCTCGGCCAAGAGCAGGGCGCGGCGGTGGCCTGGCTGCAGGCGCGCGGGCTGGATTCGGTGGCGCGCGTCGGCGAGCGGCTCAGCGTGGAGAGCGGCTGGGAGAATGCGGTCGAAGGCGCGCTCGGGCAGTTGATCGAAGGCGTGCTGGTGGAGGCGCCGGAAACCCTGGTCGACGCCCTGGGCGAACTCGGCGAAGGCCGCATCGCCCTGGTCAGCGGCGCCGAGGCGGCCGAGACCTTCGCGCCGACCTCGCTCGCGGCCAAGGTGCAAGGTCCGATCGCGATCCGCCGGCTGCTGGCGCGGCTGCATGCCGCCGAGGATTTGAGCGCGGCGCGGGCGTTGCTGCCGCAGCTGGGCGTGGGCGATTCCATCGTCACCCGCGACGGCGCGCGCCTGGGTCAGGGCTGGCTGCGGGTGTCGCGCTCCGGCGCGGCCAAGCAGGGCGCGCTGCTGCGCGAGCGCGAGATCCAGAGCCTGCGTGGCCAGATCGAGACGCTGCAGGAGCGCGAGGCCGACCTCGAACACCGCCTGGGCGAGCTGCGCGCGCAACTGCTGGCCGGCGAGCAGCAGCGCGAGGACGCGCAGCGCCAGTTGTACCAGGCGCACCGCAGCGCCTCCGAACTGGCCGGACAGTTGCAGAGCCAGCAAGGCAAGGTCGACGCCGCGCGCACCCGCATCGAGCGTATCGAGCTGGAGGTCGCGCAGCTGCTGGAAACCCTGGACAGCAGCCGCGAGCAGGCGCGCGAGGCGCGCTCCAAGCTGGAGGACGCGGTCACCAGCATGGGCGACCTGGAGTCGGTGCGGCATGCGCTGGAAAGCGAGCGCCGTCAGCTCACCGAGGCGCGCGACCTGGCCCGCGACGCCGCGCGGCGGGTGCGCGAGGCCTCGCACGCGCTGGCCCTGACCCTGGAGTCGCAGCGCACCCAGATCGCTTCGCTGAGCCAGGCGCTGGAGCGCATGGGCAACCAGCGCGGGCAGCTGGACGCGCGTCTGGGCGAACTCAGCGCGCAGTTGAACGAGGGCGATTCGCCGGTGCTGGCCCTGGAGGCCGAGCACCAGGCCGCGCTGAGCGAGCGCGTGCGCACCGATCGCGCGCTCGGCGAGGCGCGCGCGCTGCTCGACGGCATCGACAACGAACTGCGCGCGCTGGAGCAGACCCGCCAGCAGCGCGACGAACAGGCGCTGGCGCAGCGCGAGCGCATCGCCCAGCGCCGGCTCGACCAGCAGGCGCTGGTGCTCAGCGCCGAGCAGCTGTCGGCGGCGGTGGTCAAGGCCGGCTTCGTGCTGGAGGACGTCATCAATGGCCTGCCCGAGCAGGCCGACCCGGCCGAGTGGGAGCAGGCGGTGCAGCAGATCGATGGACGCATGCGCCGGCTGGAACCGGTCAACCTGGCGGCGATCAGCGAGTACGGCGAGGCCGCGCAGCGCGCCGAGTACCTGGAAGCGCAGGACGTCGACCTGAACACCGCGCTGGAAACCCTGGAGGACGCCATCCGCAAGATCGATCGCGAGACCCGCGGCCGCTTCAAGGACACCTTCGACCGGGTCAATTCCGGCGTGCAGGCGCTGTATCCGCGTCTGTTCGGCGGCGGCCATGCCTACCTCGAGCTGACCGGCGAGGACCTGCTGGACACCGGCGTGGCGATCATGGCGCGGCCCCCGGGCAAGCGCGTGTCCAGCATCTCGCTGCTGTCCGGCGGCGAGAAGGCGATGACCGCGGTGGCGCTGGTGTTCGCGATCTTCCAGCTCAACCCGGCGCCGTTCTGTCTGCTCGACGAGGTGGACGCGCCGCTGGACGAAGCCAACGTCGGCCGCCTGGCGGCGATGGTCAAGGAAATGAGCGAGAAGGTGCAGTTCCTGTTCGTCAGCCACAACAAGGCGACGATGGAGGCGGCGCATCAGCTCAGCGGCGTCACCATGCGCGAACCCGGCGTCAGCCGCCTGGTCAGCGTGGACCTCGAGGAGGCCGCGCGTTTGGCGGGCGCGGCCTGA
- the rplI gene encoding 50S ribosomal protein L9, which produces MQLILLQKVTNLGGLGDKVDVKPGYGRNYLVPQGKAVPATAANIAEFEAKRAEYEAKAKSIHDDAEARAAKLEGASVTVKANASTEGKLYGSVGPRDIAEAFTAAGMPLEKGEVVLGEGAFRNIGEYEVLVRLHADVETTVKVVVEADA; this is translated from the coding sequence ATGCAACTGATTCTTCTGCAGAAAGTGACCAACCTGGGCGGCCTCGGCGACAAGGTCGACGTCAAGCCGGGCTACGGCCGCAACTACCTGGTGCCGCAGGGCAAGGCCGTGCCGGCCACCGCCGCCAACATCGCCGAGTTCGAAGCCAAGCGCGCCGAGTACGAAGCCAAGGCCAAGTCGATCCACGACGACGCCGAAGCCCGTGCCGCCAAGCTGGAAGGCGCCAGCGTGACCGTCAAGGCCAACGCGTCCACCGAAGGCAAGCTGTACGGCTCGGTCGGCCCGCGCGACATCGCCGAAGCCTTCACCGCCGCCGGCATGCCGCTGGAGAAGGGCGAAGTGGTGCTGGGCGAAGGCGCGTTCCGCAACATCGGCGAGTACGAGGTGCTGGTGCGCCTGCACGCCGACGTGGAAACCACGGTCAAGGTCGTGGTCGAAGCCGACGCCTGA
- a CDS encoding pyridoxal phosphate-dependent aminotransferase, giving the protein MSLPVSRRSFLSLATSGLALGAVGLAPVAEAARRKAAAAAAATPGVAPAAGTVYLNFNECPLGPAPAALAAAQAILPRSGRYLFELSDALIAAFVGEQRLPADHVAVYPGSSEPLARAARAFTSSRAGVVVADPTFEAVADVAAAHGAPVRRVPLRADGAHDVKAMASADPNAGLIYLCNPNNPTGSITKRADIEWLLANKPASSVLLVDEAYLHYSEEPSVIDLIGQRQDLLVLRTFSKLYGMAGLRLGLAVAAPGLQTKLAAFGQNPVSVPALAAGIASLQDLQLVPTRRAENARIRNETIAWLQSKGYKCLPSQANCFMVDVKRDGAAFAAAMARQGVIVGRSWPIWPKLVRVTVGSEAEMLRFREAFVKARK; this is encoded by the coding sequence GTGTCGCTACCGGTCTCGCGCCGTTCCTTCCTGTCTCTGGCCACCTCCGGCCTGGCGCTCGGCGCCGTTGGTCTGGCGCCCGTCGCGGAGGCGGCACGGCGCAAGGCAGCCGCCGCCGCAGCCGCGACACCTGGTGTGGCACCGGCGGCCGGCACCGTGTACCTGAACTTCAACGAATGCCCGCTGGGTCCTGCGCCTGCGGCGCTGGCGGCGGCGCAGGCGATCCTGCCGCGTAGCGGCCGCTACCTGTTCGAGCTGTCGGACGCACTGATCGCCGCCTTCGTCGGCGAGCAGCGCCTGCCGGCCGACCACGTGGCCGTCTATCCCGGCTCCAGCGAGCCGCTGGCCCGCGCCGCGCGCGCCTTCACTTCATCGCGCGCCGGTGTGGTGGTGGCCGATCCAACGTTCGAAGCGGTGGCCGATGTCGCCGCCGCGCATGGCGCACCGGTGCGGCGGGTGCCGCTGCGCGCCGACGGTGCGCACGACGTCAAGGCCATGGCCAGCGCCGATCCGAACGCCGGCCTGATCTATCTGTGCAATCCCAACAACCCGACCGGTTCGATCACCAAGCGCGCCGACATCGAATGGCTGCTGGCCAACAAGCCCGCCTCCAGCGTGCTGCTGGTCGACGAGGCCTACCTGCACTACAGCGAAGAGCCGTCGGTGATCGATCTGATCGGCCAGCGCCAGGACCTGCTGGTGCTGCGCACCTTTTCCAAGCTGTATGGCATGGCCGGGCTGCGCCTGGGCCTGGCGGTCGCCGCGCCAGGGCTGCAGACCAAGCTGGCCGCGTTCGGCCAGAATCCGGTCTCGGTGCCCGCCCTGGCCGCTGGCATCGCCAGCCTGCAGGACCTGCAACTGGTGCCGACCCGCCGCGCCGAGAACGCGCGCATCCGCAACGAGACCATCGCCTGGCTGCAGAGCAAGGGCTACAAGTGCCTGCCGTCGCAGGCCAACTGCTTCATGGTCGACGTCAAGCGCGACGGCGCCGCCTTCGCCGCGGCGATGGCCAGGCAAGGCGTGATCGTCGGCCGCAGCTGGCCGATCTGGCCGAAGCTGGTGCGCGTCACCGTGGGCAGCGAAGCGGAGATGCTGCGGTTTCGGGAGGCGTTTGTTAAGGCGCGCAAATAG
- the rpsF gene encoding 30S ribosomal protein S6 has translation MSRHYEIVFLVHPDQSEQVPAMIERYKSLVENGKGTIHRLEDWGRRQLAYPIQNLVKAHYVMLNIEVDQAVLSELVESFRFNDAVLRHLVIKRDGPDTEQSLIMKSKDEKADKPERGERRRRDDEEGDAPAAATETDGDAAEAA, from the coding sequence ATGAGTCGTCATTACGAAATCGTGTTCCTGGTCCACCCGGATCAGAGCGAGCAGGTCCCGGCCATGATCGAGCGCTACAAGTCGCTGGTCGAGAACGGCAAGGGCACCATCCACCGTCTGGAAGACTGGGGCCGCCGCCAGCTGGCGTACCCGATCCAGAACCTGGTGAAGGCCCACTACGTCATGCTGAACATCGAAGTGGACCAGGCCGTGCTGAGCGAGCTGGTCGAGAGCTTCCGCTTCAACGACGCGGTGCTGCGCCACCTGGTGATCAAGCGCGACGGTCCGGACACCGAGCAGTCGCTGATCATGAAGAGCAAGGACGAGAAGGCCGACAAGCCCGAGCGCGGTGAGCGCCGTCGTCGCGACGACGAAGAGGGCGATGCGCCCGCCGCCGCCACCGAAACCGACGGCGACGCCGCCGAAGCCGCCTAA
- a CDS encoding GNAT family N-acetyltransferase: MSALGTAQEELRWRTAGVADQPALLAMLQAFYAEDGIAFDTERVTRGLQALLTQPALGEALLWLAPDGTVVGYALITACFSVELGGRYLLLDELYLGPAARGRGWGRRAVALVEARARALGADVLRMEVNHHNAAAKRLYLGLGYRDDARDQLSRRLDAAH; encoded by the coding sequence ATGAGTGCGCTCGGCACGGCGCAGGAGGAACTGCGCTGGCGCACCGCCGGCGTGGCCGACCAGCCGGCCTTGCTGGCGATGCTGCAGGCGTTCTACGCCGAGGACGGCATCGCCTTCGATACAGAGCGGGTGACGCGCGGCCTGCAGGCGCTGCTCACGCAGCCGGCGCTGGGCGAGGCGCTGCTGTGGCTGGCGCCGGACGGCACGGTGGTCGGCTATGCGTTGATCACCGCTTGTTTCAGCGTCGAACTGGGCGGGCGCTATCTGCTGCTCGACGAGTTGTACCTGGGCCCGGCCGCGCGCGGCCGTGGCTGGGGCCGGCGCGCGGTGGCGCTGGTCGAGGCGCGCGCCCGCGCGCTGGGCGCGGACGTGCTGCGGATGGAGGTCAACCACCACAACGCCGCCGCCAAGCGCCTGTACCTGGGCCTGGGCTACCGCGACGACGCGCGCGACCAACTGAGCCGCCGGCTCGACGCGGCGCACTGA
- the rpsR gene encoding 30S ribosomal protein S18 has translation MSKFFRRRKFCKFTAEGVKEIDYKDLNTLRQYLTENGKIVPSRVTGTKSKYQRQLATAVKRARFLALIPYTDNHDV, from the coding sequence ATGTCCAAGTTCTTCCGTCGTCGCAAGTTCTGCAAGTTCACCGCCGAAGGCGTCAAAGAGATCGACTACAAGGATCTCAACACCCTGCGCCAGTACCTCACCGAGAACGGCAAGATCGTGCCGAGCCGCGTGACCGGCACCAAGTCCAAGTACCAGCGTCAGCTGGCCACGGCGGTCAAGCGCGCGCGTTTCCTGGCGCTGATCCCGTACACGGACAACCACGACGTTTGA
- the ligA gene encoding NAD-dependent DNA ligase LigA, producing MTATPDPQQRAAELRQRIDDANHRYYVLDDAAIPDAEYDALMRELEALEAAHPELASADSPTRKVGARPDGGFPEVRHAIPMLSLANAFETPGVAEDADDRTRFAEVADFERRIERELELAAPVFSVEPKLDGLAISLRYEDGVFVQGATRGDGSTGEDVTANLRQVRSVPLKLRDLGTPPPAVLEVRGEIYMPRAAFAAWNAQALERNEKLLANPRNGAAGSLRQLDPAVTRRRPLAFFAYSVGEVRGLELPETHSQTLQLLRDYGFPVAPEADTATGFDGLIAYFRRIGAARDSLPYDIDGVVYKLDDYDQQQAMGFVSRAPRWALAHKFPAQEQSTVLRAIEVQIGRTGAVTPVARLEPVQVAGVTVTNATLHNADQIARLDVREGDTVIVRRAGDVIPEVVRVIEERRPPGTVPWTMPAACPVCGSELVKEEDAVAWRCSGGLACAAQRKEALRHFASRRALDIEGLGERQADALVEFGFVQSLADLYALSVEDLVRMKAALDAATAADLLQALEDSKGALALDAAGRAALEDEATPWRRADFLRTHLAVDLSGKLATKWAENLVAGIDASRTTTLPRFLFALGIPHLGETTAKALAYWLGSLAFVRSTPAVLLQALPDIGGEVARSIATFFEQPGNAAVVDALIAAGIGFSDEGKPPAELRERLDLAHLLGTLPVDKLGGKSAQRLAATYGTLDALLRANESGWTGAGLSTAGAANLAAYLADPAQKQALLEAEAAMQRLLDAAPAQTQRRAGPLDGQTVVLTGTLTALTRDEAKAQLEALGAKVAGSVSKKTAFVVAGEAAGSKLDKAQELGVAVWDEAQLLAFLQSPGQGA from the coding sequence ATGACCGCAACTCCCGATCCCCAGCAGCGTGCCGCCGAGTTGCGCCAGCGCATCGACGACGCCAACCACCGCTACTACGTGCTCGACGACGCCGCGATCCCCGATGCCGAGTACGACGCGCTGATGCGCGAGCTGGAAGCGCTGGAAGCCGCGCACCCTGAGCTGGCCAGCGCGGACTCGCCGACACGCAAGGTCGGTGCGCGGCCGGACGGTGGCTTCCCGGAGGTGCGCCACGCGATCCCGATGCTGTCGTTGGCCAATGCCTTCGAAACCCCGGGCGTGGCCGAGGACGCCGACGACCGCACGCGCTTCGCCGAAGTCGCCGATTTCGAGCGCCGCATCGAGCGCGAACTGGAACTGGCCGCGCCGGTGTTCTCGGTCGAGCCGAAGCTCGACGGCCTGGCGATCAGCCTGCGCTACGAGGATGGCGTGTTCGTGCAGGGTGCCACCCGCGGCGACGGCAGCACCGGCGAGGACGTCACCGCCAACCTGCGCCAGGTGCGCTCGGTACCGCTGAAGTTGCGCGACCTCGGCACGCCGCCGCCAGCGGTGCTGGAGGTGCGCGGCGAGATCTACATGCCGCGCGCCGCGTTCGCCGCGTGGAATGCGCAGGCGCTGGAGCGCAACGAGAAGCTGTTGGCCAATCCGCGCAATGGCGCGGCGGGGTCGCTGCGTCAGCTCGATCCGGCGGTCACCCGACGCCGGCCGCTGGCGTTCTTCGCCTACTCGGTGGGCGAGGTGCGTGGCCTGGAGCTGCCCGAAACCCATTCGCAGACGCTGCAACTGCTGCGCGACTACGGCTTCCCGGTGGCGCCGGAGGCGGACACCGCCACCGGCTTCGATGGCCTGATCGCCTATTTCCGCCGCATCGGCGCCGCCCGCGACAGCCTGCCGTACGACATCGACGGCGTGGTCTACAAGCTCGACGACTACGACCAGCAACAGGCGATGGGCTTCGTCTCGCGCGCACCGCGCTGGGCGCTGGCGCACAAGTTCCCGGCGCAGGAACAATCCACCGTGCTGCGCGCGATCGAGGTGCAGATCGGCCGCACCGGCGCGGTCACCCCGGTGGCGCGGCTGGAGCCGGTGCAGGTCGCCGGCGTCACCGTCACCAATGCCACCTTGCACAACGCCGACCAGATCGCGCGGCTGGACGTGCGCGAGGGCGATACGGTGATCGTGCGCCGTGCCGGCGACGTGATCCCGGAAGTGGTGCGGGTGATCGAGGAGCGGCGTCCGCCCGGCACCGTGCCGTGGACGATGCCGGCAGCGTGCCCGGTGTGCGGCTCGGAACTGGTCAAGGAAGAGGACGCGGTGGCCTGGCGCTGCAGCGGCGGCTTGGCCTGCGCCGCGCAGCGCAAGGAAGCCTTGCGGCACTTCGCCTCGCGCCGCGCGCTGGACATCGAAGGCCTGGGCGAGCGCCAGGCCGACGCGCTGGTCGAGTTCGGCTTCGTGCAGTCGCTGGCCGATCTGTACGCGCTGAGCGTGGAGGACCTGGTGCGGATGAAGGCCGCGCTGGACGCGGCCACCGCCGCCGATCTGCTGCAGGCGCTGGAGGACAGCAAGGGCGCACTGGCGCTGGACGCGGCCGGCCGCGCGGCGCTGGAGGACGAGGCCACACCGTGGCGACGCGCCGACTTCCTGCGCACGCACCTGGCGGTGGATCTGAGCGGCAAGCTGGCGACGAAATGGGCCGAGAACCTAGTGGCCGGCATCGACGCCAGCCGCACCACGACCCTGCCGCGCTTCCTGTTCGCGCTGGGCATTCCGCACCTGGGCGAGACCACGGCCAAGGCGCTGGCCTACTGGCTGGGCTCGCTGGCGTTCGTGCGCAGCACCCCGGCGGTGCTGCTGCAGGCGCTGCCGGACATCGGCGGCGAGGTGGCGCGCTCGATCGCGACGTTCTTCGAGCAGCCCGGCAACGCCGCGGTGGTCGATGCCTTGATCGCGGCCGGCATCGGCTTCTCCGACGAGGGCAAGCCGCCGGCGGAACTGCGCGAGCGCCTGGACCTGGCGCACCTGCTCGGCACGCTGCCGGTGGACAAGCTCGGCGGCAAGAGCGCGCAGCGGCTGGCCGCCACCTACGGCACCCTGGATGCCCTGTTGCGCGCCAACGAAAGCGGCTGGACCGGGGCCGGCCTGTCCACGGCCGGCGCCGCCAACCTGGCCGCGTACCTGGCCGACCCGGCGCAGAAGCAGGCCTTGCTGGAGGCCGAGGCGGCGATGCAGCGCCTGCTCGACGCCGCACCGGCACAGACGCAACGCCGCGCCGGCCCACTGGACGGGCAGACCGTGGTGCTGACCGGCACGTTGACCGCGCTGACCCGCGACGAGGCCAAGGCGCAACTGGAGGCGCTGGGCGCCAAGGTCGCCGGCAGCGTGTCGAAGAAGACCGCGTTCGTGGTCGCCGGCGAGGCCGCCGGCTCCAAGCTCGACAAGGCGCAGGAACTGGGTGTGGCGGTGTGGGACGAGGCGCAGCTGCTGGCGTTCCTGCAATCGCCGGGGCAGGGCGCATGA
- a CDS encoding CbrC family protein: MQLPQFLHHPNAYALCFAQEDGVCDCCGETRAWRYQGPFYCAGDAPQFLCPWCIADGRAAARFEGEFNDWAEIEGVSPDPDDAPPAIDAALLQAICTRTPGYSAWQQPVWLSHCDQPCAFLGYAGGDDLAPILDEVMPDIVEVTPRDADWLLARLSRDGTLVGCLFRCLQCGQHRLHVDTG, encoded by the coding sequence ATGCAACTGCCTCAGTTCCTCCATCATCCCAACGCCTACGCGCTGTGCTTCGCGCAGGAAGACGGCGTCTGCGATTGCTGCGGCGAAACCCGTGCCTGGCGCTACCAGGGGCCGTTCTACTGTGCCGGCGACGCCCCGCAGTTCCTGTGTCCCTGGTGCATCGCCGACGGTCGCGCCGCGGCTCGCTTCGAGGGCGAGTTCAACGACTGGGCGGAGATCGAGGGCGTCTCGCCCGACCCGGACGACGCGCCGCCGGCCATCGATGCCGCGCTGCTGCAGGCGATCTGCACCCGCACGCCGGGGTATTCGGCCTGGCAGCAGCCGGTGTGGCTGAGCCATTGCGACCAGCCCTGCGCCTTCCTTGGCTACGCCGGGGGCGATGACCTCGCGCCGATCCTGGACGAGGTCATGCCCGACATCGTCGAGGTCACCCCGCGCGATGCGGACTGGCTGCTGGCGCGGCTGTCCCGCGATGGCACGCTGGTCGGCTGCCTGTTCCGTTGCCTGCAGTGCGGCCAGCATCGCCTGCATGTCGATACGGGGTGA
- the zipA gene encoding cell division protein ZipA: MSDMAMLRIGILAAGLLLIAAIFLFGRPKKPSQGRRVESADPAAPRREPSLGDAAPAVGDDALTANGGDGEARQPDLGLPAAESPGADLGKRPSQDFDKIVSLYVAARAGQVLRGEDIVVAAEKTGLTFGHMNVFHRLVEGHPERGPIFSMASIMKPGSFDMAHIREMETPAIAFFLTLPAPLTALDAWEKMLPTVQRMGELLDGVVLDDSRNALGRQRIAHIRDDLRAYDRQHQAPPLTKAPRW, from the coding sequence ATGTCCGACATGGCAATGCTACGCATCGGCATCCTTGCCGCCGGCTTGCTGTTGATTGCGGCGATCTTCCTGTTCGGCCGCCCGAAGAAACCGAGCCAGGGCCGGCGCGTGGAGTCGGCCGATCCGGCCGCGCCGCGCCGCGAACCCTCGCTGGGCGACGCCGCCCCGGCTGTCGGCGATGACGCGCTGACCGCGAATGGTGGGGATGGCGAAGCCCGCCAGCCCGACCTGGGCCTGCCCGCGGCGGAGTCGCCCGGCGCCGACCTCGGCAAGCGGCCGAGCCAGGATTTCGACAAGATCGTCTCGCTGTACGTCGCCGCCCGCGCCGGGCAGGTGTTGCGCGGCGAGGACATCGTGGTGGCCGCGGAGAAGACCGGCCTGACCTTCGGCCACATGAACGTGTTCCACCGCCTGGTGGAAGGGCATCCCGAGCGCGGCCCGATCTTCAGCATGGCCAGCATCATGAAGCCGGGCAGCTTCGACATGGCGCACATCCGCGAGATGGAGACCCCGGCGATCGCCTTCTTCCTGACCCTGCCGGCGCCGCTGACCGCGCTCGACGCCTGGGAGAAGATGCTGCCGACCGTGCAGCGCATGGGCGAGTTGCTCGATGGCGTGGTCCTGGACGACAGCCGCAACGCCCTGGGCCGCCAGCGCATCGCCCACATCCGCGACGACCTGCGCGCCTACGACCGCCAGCACCAGGCGCCGCCGTTGACGAAAGCCCCGCGCTGGTGA